The following coding sequences are from one Sardina pilchardus chromosome 16, fSarPil1.1, whole genome shotgun sequence window:
- the smim15 gene encoding small integral membrane protein 15 — protein MIDLKAWAEYVVEWAAKDPYGFLTTVILALTPLFIASALLSWKLAKMIEVRDREQKKKQRRQENIAKAKRVKKD, from the coding sequence ATGATTGATCTGAAAGCCTGGGCGGAATATGTGGTCGAGTGGGCTGCCAAAGACCCGTACGGCTTCCTCACGACGGTCATCCTCGCCTTGACTCCCCTTTTCATAGCCAGCGCCCTGTTGTCGTGGAAGCTCGCCAAGATGATCGAGGTCAGGGACCGCGagcagaaaaagaaacagaggCGACAGGAAAACATTGCCAAAGCCAAGAGGGTCAAGAAGGATTGA
- the ndufaf2 gene encoding NADH dehydrogenase [ubiquinone] 1 alpha subcomplex assembly factor 2 — MSRFANILRRTFGVIKEHVGTDHLGNKYYMIPEQKTWTGRVVRAKRMMIAFNPNEFEYVEGNIPSEWDAWIRGRRKLPPSIEELEKNERYRVEIKVKAREAEEKDLALQAKEYEEGLVARPALTLAKGHAAATPFGKPEASEDPVSTGGSFQPGSWLPGSKK, encoded by the exons ATGAGTCGATTTGCTAATATACTGAGAAGGACGTTTGGGGTGATCAAAGAGCACGTGGGAACAGATCATCTTGGGAATAAGTATTATATGATACCAGAACAGAAGACATGGACAG GAAGAGTCGTACGGGCAAAGAGGatgatgattgccttcaacCCAAATGAATTTGAGTATGTAGAGGGTAACATACCCTCAGAATGGGATG CATGGATCCGCGGTCGCCGAAAGCTTCCCCCTAGTATTGAG GAGCTGGAGAAGAACGAGCGCTACAGGGTGGAGATCAAAGTGAAGGCACGGGAGGCAGAGGAGAAGGACCTGGCTCTGCAGGCCAAGGAGTACGAGGAAGGACTTGTAGCCCGACCAGCACTGACTCTGGCCAAAGGCCACGCCGCCGCCACCCCGTTTGGCAAACCAGAGGCCTCTGAAGATCCAGTGAGCACTGGCGGCTCCTTCCAGCCAGGGTCCTGGCTCCCGGGATCCAAGAAATAA
- the LOC134060132 gene encoding arfaptin-1-like has protein sequence MDEAQRRMPADSSPSSNGRDGSHQDMFQRDLMRMDSSFAGVTHSPDSSTLTSATPQLPEGLAVPHPHSGGPVVISDGLRNPTVEKLERVRKWSINTYKCTRQMVAERLGRGSRTVDLDLEARIEKLRDLRSRYENVTKLAQTLASQTSQVTQTQRLLGDVFADLSIKTPELHEEFGFNAETQRFLSKNGEELLRSMNSFTAGMNTLVNQTIEDTMVTVKQYENARIEYDAYRTDLEELNMGPRDAITMPKIEQAQALYQTHRQKYERTRDDLSIKLKLLEENRVKVLQKQLILLHSAVAAYYAGNQQKLHQTLQQFQRRLRTPPDTGLQSWLEEC, from the exons ATGGATGAAGCCCAAAGGCGTATGCCTGCTGACTCCTCCCCCTCCAGTAATGGTCGAGATGGAAGTCATCAAGATATGTTCCAAAGG gatCTAATGCGTATGGACTCAAGCTTTGCAGGCGTCACACACAGTCCAGATTCATCAACGCTGACGAGTGCAACTCCACAGCTACCCGAAG GTCTGGCGGTGCCGCATCCCCACAGCGGCGGCCCCGTCGTCATCAGCGATGGCCTGCGGAACCCCACCGTCGAGAAACTGGAGCGGGTGCGCAAGTGGAGCATCAACACTTACAAG tgtacCAGGCAGATGGTGGCGGAGCGGCTGGGACGCGGTTCTCGCACagtggatctggatctggaggCCCGCATAGAGAAGCTCAGAGACCTGCGCAGTCGTTACGAAAACGTCACTAAGCTGGCGCAGACCCTCGCCTCGCAGACTTCCCAGGTCACACAGACTCAAAGGCTTCTGGGAGATGTATTTGCAGACCTCAGCATCAAGACCCCTGAGCTACAC GAAGAATTTGGTTTCAATGCAGAGACTCAAAGATTCCTATCCAAAAATGGAGAGGAATTGCTGAGATCCATGAACTCCTTCACTGCCGGCATGAACACTTTGGTCAACCAGACCATTGAGGACACCATGGTCACTGTGAAACAGTATGAGAATGCCAG GATTGAGTACGACGCGTACCGCACAGACCTGGAGGAGCTGAACATGGGCCCACGGGACGCCATCACCATGCCCAAGATCGAGCAGGCCCAGGCCCTCTACCAGACGCACCGGCAGAAGTACGAGAGGACCAGGGACGACCTGTCCATCAAACTCAAACTCCTGGAGGAGAACAGG gtgaaggTCCTGCAGAAGCAGCTGATCCTGCTGCACAGTGCGGTGGCGGCGTACTACGCCGGCAACCAGCAGAAGCTGCACCAGACGCTGCAGCAGTTCCAGCGCAGGCTCCGCACGCCCCCCGACACAGGCCTGCAGTCCTGGCTGGAGGAGTGCtga
- the LOC134060511 gene encoding transmembrane protein 252-like, which translates to MMDKGTRLGTVLRLVFLFSGFCLICLGAYVKSLDPGSDSSVKAIIAYLLVTCGFLLLLIGAFWSIIHGLKTNLYRRGGSRRPSSQVYVYTVDRPNFYPPSYEESQSRSHTVIPIDQAYLSMAPPLYTLTCSEVVNEDFSHELPPSYQQAFSQNLPVSDQLSLEARPHLHNDDNSTAHQ; encoded by the exons ATGATGGACAAAGGCACGCGCTTGGGGACAGTGCTCAGACTGGTCTTCCTTTTCTCGGGCTTCTGCCTCATCTGCCTGGGGGCTTACGTCAAGTCTCTGGATCCCGGCAGCGATTCCTCAGTGAAGGCCATCATTGCGTACCTGCTCGTAACGTGTGGATTCCTACTGCTTCTGATAGGCGCCTTCTGGTCCATCATCCATGGCCTGAAGACCAACCTGTACAGGCGGGGAGGAAGCAGGAGACCAAGCAGCCAGGTGTATGTCTACACAGTGGACAG GCCAAACTTTTACCCTCCTTCGTATGAGGAGTCACAGTCCAGATCCCACACGGTCATCCCCATCGACCAGGCATATTTGAGCATGGCCCCTCCACTGTACACCCTCACCTGCTCGGAGGTGGTCAACGAGGACTTCAGTCACGAGCTGCCCCCGTCCTACCAGCAGGCTTTCAGCCAGAACCTTCCGGTCTCAGACCAGCTGTCCCTGGAGGCCCGGCCTCACCTACACAACGACGACAACAGCACAGCGcaccaataa